The following coding sequences lie in one Mycobacterium gordonae genomic window:
- a CDS encoding methylmalonyl-CoA mutase family protein: MDNAAQTPSGIPLAPVYGPADRRADPSPPGEYPFTRGNFASGYRGKLWTFRQYSGFGTAEESNRRYRYLLDQGGTGLSVALDLPTQCGYDSDDPDFGEEVGRVGVAVDTLADFEILFDGIPLDKLSTSMTINGTAAILLAFYVAAAERKGIPRAKLTGTIQNDILKEYASRGTWIWPPEPSLRLIADTIEFCAAEVPRFNAISVAGAHFRDAGATAVQEMALTLADGVTYCDTVVQRGRMSIDEFAPQISFFFYTHGDFFEEVAKYRAGRRRWATIVRERYGSSKDKASMFRFGCVCGGASLYGPQARNNVVRVAYEAMAAVLGGVQSMFTAAWDEPFALPSEESTTLALRTQQILAYETGVAAVADPLGGSYFVEALTDATEARIIEIMADLEQHGGMVSAIEDGYLQCLIADEAYKIHQDIESGARPVVGVNRFVSQEPEPDVVSYELDAEGRDLQLKRLAKVKAERDSAAVHSTLAALSRSAEGSDNLMHKLIDCANAYCTVGEMVSALKSVWGEFQQPVVF; this comes from the coding sequence ATGGATAACGCAGCCCAGACCCCATCGGGCATCCCGCTTGCGCCGGTGTATGGACCGGCGGATCGACGCGCCGACCCTTCGCCGCCGGGGGAGTACCCCTTCACCCGGGGCAACTTCGCGTCGGGATACCGCGGCAAGTTGTGGACTTTTCGGCAGTACTCGGGATTTGGCACGGCCGAAGAGTCCAACCGCCGTTACCGCTACCTACTCGACCAGGGCGGTACCGGCTTGTCCGTCGCGCTCGACTTGCCGACCCAGTGCGGGTATGACTCTGACGACCCGGACTTCGGTGAGGAAGTCGGCCGGGTCGGTGTCGCGGTCGACACCCTGGCCGACTTCGAGATCCTGTTCGACGGCATCCCGCTGGACAAACTCAGCACGAGCATGACCATCAACGGCACCGCGGCCATCCTGCTGGCCTTCTATGTCGCCGCCGCGGAGCGCAAAGGCATACCCCGGGCCAAGCTCACCGGCACCATCCAGAACGACATCCTCAAGGAATATGCCTCGCGCGGGACCTGGATCTGGCCGCCCGAGCCCTCACTGCGGCTGATCGCCGACACCATCGAGTTCTGCGCGGCCGAGGTGCCGAGGTTCAACGCAATCTCGGTGGCCGGGGCGCACTTTCGGGATGCCGGCGCGACCGCGGTACAGGAGATGGCGCTCACCCTGGCCGACGGCGTCACCTACTGCGACACCGTGGTGCAACGCGGCCGGATGAGCATCGACGAATTCGCCCCGCAGATCTCCTTCTTCTTCTACACCCACGGCGACTTCTTCGAAGAGGTCGCCAAATACCGTGCGGGAAGACGGCGTTGGGCCACCATCGTGCGGGAGCGCTACGGGTCGAGCAAGGACAAGGCGTCGATGTTCCGGTTCGGCTGCGTCTGCGGCGGGGCATCCCTGTACGGGCCGCAGGCGCGGAACAACGTAGTGCGAGTGGCCTACGAGGCGATGGCGGCGGTTCTGGGCGGAGTCCAGTCGATGTTCACCGCCGCCTGGGACGAGCCGTTCGCGCTACCCTCCGAGGAGTCCACCACCCTGGCCCTGCGCACCCAGCAGATCCTCGCCTATGAAACCGGCGTCGCTGCCGTCGCCGACCCGCTAGGTGGTTCCTATTTCGTGGAGGCGCTCACCGACGCCACCGAGGCCCGCATCATCGAGATCATGGCCGACCTCGAGCAGCACGGCGGCATGGTCAGCGCGATCGAAGACGGCTATCTGCAGTGCCTGATCGCCGATGAGGCATACAAGATCCACCAGGACATCGAGTCAGGCGCGCGTCCGGTGGTCGGGGTAAACCGGTTCGTGTCGCAGGAGCCGGAGCCCGACGTCGTCAGCTACGAACTCGACGCCGAGGGGCGTGATCTCCAGCTCAAACGGCTCGCCAAAGTGAAGGCCGAAAGAGACAGCGCCGCGGTGCATTCCACACTCGCCGCGTTGTCGCGCAGCGCCGAAGGATCCGACAACCTGATGCACAAGCTGATCGACTGCGCCAACGCATACTGCACCGTGGGTGAAATGGTCTCCGCGCTCAAGAGTGTCTGGGGCGAGTTTCAGCAACCGGTGGTGTTCTAG
- a CDS encoding cobalamin-dependent protein (Presence of a B(12) (cobalamin)-binding domain implies dependence on cobalamin itself, in one of its several forms, or in some unusual lineages, dependence on a cobalamin-like analog.) has protein sequence MAARILVAKPGLDGHDRGAKIVARALRDAGFEVVYTGIRQRIEDIASIAVQEDVAVVGLSILSGAHLALTTRTVEALRAADAADIAVVVGGTIPHADVPKLLSAGAAAVFPTGTALDVLVRDIRALTGTAEPVQEEPCASE, from the coding sequence GTGGCCGCCCGGATTCTGGTCGCCAAGCCCGGTTTGGACGGGCATGACCGTGGTGCCAAGATCGTCGCCCGTGCGCTGCGCGACGCGGGTTTCGAGGTCGTCTACACCGGAATCCGGCAGCGCATCGAAGACATCGCGTCCATCGCGGTGCAGGAGGACGTCGCCGTGGTGGGTTTGAGCATCCTGTCCGGCGCGCATCTGGCGCTCACGACGCGCACCGTCGAGGCGCTGCGCGCCGCCGATGCCGCGGACATCGCCGTCGTGGTCGGCGGCACCATCCCGCACGCCGATGTGCCCAAGCTGTTGTCCGCCGGCGCGGCGGCGGTCTTTCCCACCGGAACGGCACTGGACGTTCTGGTGCGCGACATCCGCGCGCTCACCGGGACGGCCGAACCAGTGCAGGAGGAACCGTGCGCGTCGGAGTGA
- a CDS encoding TetR/AcrR family transcriptional regulator, which produces MPKISASSVEEHREQVQRRVFEAFASLMAAHSFDAITMAKLAAAADIGRTAIYHHFADKEAVVVAFASHETSRYIDGLRADLADVDDPVQRLAIYIRHQLNAGEQFHMGLGPQLYGALSYDARHAIRDHVLAIEDVLREILTDGVACGQFVIEDQAATISLIHACLGPRDLPAATIERFVLRALGGTP; this is translated from the coding sequence GTGCCCAAGATCAGCGCGTCGTCAGTGGAGGAGCACCGCGAGCAGGTACAACGACGCGTCTTCGAGGCGTTCGCCAGCCTGATGGCCGCGCACAGCTTCGATGCCATCACCATGGCCAAGCTCGCGGCAGCGGCCGACATCGGCCGCACCGCGATCTATCACCACTTCGCCGACAAGGAAGCGGTGGTCGTCGCATTCGCCTCGCACGAGACCAGCCGCTACATCGACGGCCTGCGGGCCGACCTGGCCGACGTCGACGACCCGGTGCAGCGCCTGGCCATCTACATCAGGCACCAGCTCAACGCCGGCGAACAGTTCCACATGGGCCTGGGCCCCCAGCTCTACGGCGCTTTGTCATACGACGCCAGGCACGCCATCCGCGACCACGTGCTCGCCATCGAGGATGTGTTGCGCGAGATCCTGACCGACGGCGTGGCCTGCGGGCAGTTCGTCATCGAGGACCAGGCCGCCACCATCTCGCTGATTCACGCCTGTCTGGGTCCGCGGGATCTGCCGGCAGCGACGATCGAGCGATTTGTGCTGCGCGCGCTGGGCGGGACTCCATAG
- a CDS encoding DUF427 domain-containing protein gives MIRALWNGAVLAEASETVRLEGNHYFPPDSVRHEHLTESSTTTICPWKGTAHYYTVSVDGEVNPDAAWYYPTPSDQAQQIKDHVAFWKGVRIES, from the coding sequence ATGATTCGTGCGCTCTGGAATGGGGCCGTGCTGGCGGAAGCGTCGGAAACCGTTCGGCTCGAGGGAAACCATTACTTCCCACCGGATTCGGTGCGCCACGAGCATCTGACCGAGAGTTCGACCACCACCATCTGCCCGTGGAAAGGCACGGCTCACTACTACACCGTGTCCGTTGACGGCGAAGTGAATCCGGACGCCGCCTGGTACTACCCGACCCCGAGTGATCAGGCCCAGCAGATCAAGGACCACGTCGCATTCTGGAAGGGCGTGCGGATTGAGAGCTAG
- a CDS encoding sensor domain-containing protein: protein MTSLMMRPLRGLIACCALLTVVACSHGGASAHHSAPAASRADALIISIEEVRRIANYEELTAHSHADLRQPPAGDINAPGPCRAAGISDVTFGTGWSEFRSAGYHGITDDLKPGGPAMIQTVSQAVAVYPDSSTARGVLHQLETSLQACAALGDPRYDFTLDRPDSGTLRINARAWSHVYREKSAVLLSVGVLGLEPADQIARTILQTATERIG from the coding sequence ATGACGTCATTGATGATGAGGCCACTACGGGGGCTGATCGCCTGCTGCGCGCTGCTGACGGTCGTGGCCTGTTCGCATGGCGGCGCCTCGGCTCACCACAGCGCCCCTGCCGCATCCCGGGCCGACGCGCTGATCATCAGCATCGAAGAGGTCCGTCGTATCGCCAATTACGAGGAGCTCACCGCGCATTCGCACGCGGATCTGCGGCAGCCGCCGGCCGGAGACATCAACGCGCCGGGGCCGTGCCGGGCCGCCGGAATCAGTGACGTCACGTTTGGCACCGGCTGGTCGGAGTTCCGCAGTGCGGGCTATCACGGCATCACCGACGACCTCAAGCCCGGGGGACCCGCCATGATCCAGACGGTCAGCCAGGCCGTCGCCGTGTATCCCGATTCGAGCACCGCCCGCGGAGTTCTCCACCAGCTGGAAACGTCCTTGCAAGCGTGCGCCGCGTTGGGCGACCCCCGCTACGACTTCACCCTCGACCGGCCGGATTCGGGCACCCTGCGGATCAATGCCCGTGCCTGGAGCCATGTCTACCGGGAGAAGTCGGCGGTGTTGCTGTCTGTCGGCGTGTTGGGACTCGAGCCGGCCGACCAAATCGCACGGACCATTCTCCAGACGGCCACCGAACGCATCGGTTAG
- a CDS encoding CocE/NonD family hydrolase — MPNALNGPQTTGRDYRNLSEPQYGCRRDNNVPVAMRDGVTLLADVHRPDSQGRFPALLAASPYPRQMQDFGAPAGFIEAGVTDFWVPRGYAHVIANLRGTCGSGGTFGFLDAQERQDMYDLVEWVAAQPWCDGNVGMIGISYFAMSQLEAAVERPPHLKAIFPVAVTADLYEAASHHGLFSSSFVTPFLAMTGLTSERSDKLWRSLPVSLIRRVLHTPRLHKKFATMNGESAVTMLRQLIKLPHNPHPWDELWLDTAVNHPTRDEWWDERNLLPLLKEIDIPVYLGCDWENVPLHLPSTFAAWKGLSDNACVRMGMLDKFGLTWPWESMHTEALAWYDHWLKGRDTGITEGPPVRYFLPGADEWRTAESWPPPEATYREFALRADGTLSEDEGTPGACEYLVLGAGLGRVKPSAIDPPALLTWTSAPLTGDLDLVGDFELRLVASATAMDTAWMVTLQDVAPDGHVTDVTAGWLRASLREVDQAASRPGAPVLPCRNPQAVPIGEDVEYRIPLVANARRLRPGHRIRLVLASDDQDPSIPAIMNFRHASVGTSSRNTVRSSSRLLLSVLEAIARTA; from the coding sequence ATGCCGAACGCGCTCAACGGCCCGCAGACCACCGGCCGGGACTACCGCAACCTCAGCGAGCCGCAGTACGGCTGCCGGCGGGATAACAATGTGCCGGTCGCCATGCGGGACGGCGTCACGCTGCTGGCCGACGTCCACCGGCCCGACTCACAGGGCCGGTTCCCCGCGCTGCTGGCGGCGTCGCCGTATCCGCGTCAGATGCAGGACTTCGGCGCCCCGGCCGGATTCATCGAAGCCGGCGTGACCGACTTCTGGGTGCCGCGCGGTTACGCGCACGTGATCGCCAACCTGCGCGGCACGTGCGGCTCGGGCGGAACCTTCGGCTTCCTCGATGCCCAGGAGCGCCAGGACATGTACGACCTCGTCGAGTGGGTCGCCGCCCAGCCCTGGTGCGACGGAAACGTCGGCATGATCGGCATCAGCTACTTCGCGATGTCTCAGCTCGAGGCCGCCGTCGAGCGACCGCCGCACCTCAAGGCGATCTTCCCGGTCGCCGTGACCGCGGACCTCTATGAAGCGGCCAGCCACCACGGCCTGTTCAGCTCATCCTTCGTCACCCCATTCCTGGCGATGACGGGCCTGACCTCCGAACGCAGCGACAAGTTGTGGCGCAGTCTGCCGGTGAGCCTGATCCGGCGGGTGCTGCACACGCCCCGGCTGCACAAGAAGTTCGCCACCATGAACGGCGAGTCCGCGGTCACCATGCTGCGCCAGCTGATCAAGCTGCCGCACAACCCACACCCATGGGATGAGCTGTGGCTCGACACGGCAGTCAACCACCCCACCCGCGACGAGTGGTGGGATGAGCGAAACCTGTTGCCGTTGCTGAAGGAGATCGACATTCCGGTCTATCTGGGGTGCGACTGGGAAAACGTGCCGCTCCATCTGCCGTCCACGTTCGCCGCGTGGAAAGGGTTGTCGGACAACGCCTGCGTGCGGATGGGCATGCTGGACAAGTTCGGACTGACCTGGCCGTGGGAAAGCATGCACACCGAAGCGCTGGCCTGGTACGACCATTGGCTCAAGGGCCGCGACACCGGCATCACCGAAGGTCCGCCCGTCCGCTACTTCCTGCCCGGAGCCGACGAGTGGCGCACCGCCGAGTCGTGGCCGCCGCCGGAGGCGACATACCGTGAATTCGCGCTGCGCGCCGACGGCACCCTCAGCGAGGACGAGGGCACGCCGGGCGCCTGCGAATACCTGGTTCTAGGTGCGGGCCTCGGTCGCGTCAAGCCCAGCGCGATCGACCCACCCGCGCTGCTGACCTGGACCAGCGCCCCGCTCACCGGCGACCTCGACCTGGTGGGGGACTTCGAACTGCGCCTGGTCGCATCCGCCACCGCCATGGACACCGCCTGGATGGTGACGCTGCAGGATGTGGCGCCCGACGGACACGTCACCGACGTGACCGCGGGCTGGTTGCGCGCCAGCTTGCGGGAGGTCGACCAAGCAGCCAGCCGCCCCGGCGCGCCGGTGCTGCCGTGCCGGAATCCGCAGGCGGTGCCGATCGGCGAAGACGTCGAATATCGAATCCCGTTGGTGGCCAATGCTCGACGGCTCCGGCCGGGGCACCGCATCCGGCTGGTGCTCGCCAGCGACGACCAGGACCCGTCCATCCCGGCGATCATGAACTTCCGTCACGCCAGCGTCGGCACCAGCAGCCGCAACACCGTGCGCTCGTCGTCGCGGTTGCTGCTTTCAGTGCTCGAAGCGATCGCAAGAACGGCGTAG
- a CDS encoding CaiB/BaiF CoA transferase family protein yields the protein MFQGAFTSAREGEGPLAGIRILEVGTMLAGPYATMLLADLGADVTKIEPVGGEISRRVSDSYFASLNRNKSSICLDLNSPDGQQRLGELVVRSHALLVNLKPSAIHRLGLTYEALRRHNDKIVCVAITGFGLNGGDDPAFDYVVQAGVGIAALTGDPDGPPTLPGYSSADNSTGMCAALGLLAKIVSGSGGQVDVSLRDVMFSQLNYHAAAYLNGGVEPQRRPFGAHSYYVPAQLFPTADGYLALFITHDGFWKSFAAEAGVDGFETMTQRVAQRDDVLAVVTAALATDTAAHWERRLRPLGVPAAAVRTLPEALTATPEVVVQAGDFRLVGSPIQIKGYQPGYRPPPRLGC from the coding sequence GTGTTCCAGGGTGCTTTCACGTCTGCTCGCGAGGGGGAGGGACCGCTGGCAGGCATCCGGATCTTGGAAGTCGGCACCATGCTGGCCGGCCCGTACGCCACCATGCTGCTCGCGGATCTGGGCGCGGATGTCACCAAGATCGAGCCGGTCGGCGGTGAGATCTCCCGCAGAGTCTCCGACAGCTACTTCGCCAGCCTCAACCGCAACAAGTCCAGCATCTGCCTCGACCTCAACTCGCCGGACGGGCAACAGCGATTGGGTGAGCTGGTCGTGAGATCGCATGCGCTGCTGGTGAATTTGAAGCCATCGGCCATACACAGGCTGGGACTGACTTACGAGGCGCTGCGGCGCCATAATGACAAGATCGTATGCGTCGCGATCACCGGCTTCGGGCTGAATGGCGGTGACGATCCGGCGTTCGACTACGTGGTGCAGGCCGGTGTCGGCATTGCCGCGCTGACGGGCGATCCGGACGGTCCGCCGACACTGCCCGGCTACTCGTCGGCCGACAACTCCACCGGAATGTGCGCGGCGCTGGGTCTTTTGGCCAAGATCGTCTCGGGCAGCGGTGGACAGGTGGATGTGTCGCTGCGCGACGTGATGTTCTCGCAGCTGAATTACCATGCGGCAGCCTATCTCAACGGCGGCGTCGAGCCGCAGCGGCGTCCCTTTGGCGCCCACTCGTACTACGTTCCCGCTCAACTCTTTCCGACTGCTGACGGATATCTGGCCCTGTTCATCACGCATGACGGATTCTGGAAATCATTCGCCGCCGAGGCCGGCGTCGACGGCTTCGAGACGATGACACAACGGGTGGCTCAGCGCGACGATGTCTTGGCCGTGGTCACCGCGGCACTGGCGACCGACACCGCGGCACACTGGGAACGGCGACTGCGCCCCCTGGGCGTGCCGGCGGCGGCGGTACGGACACTGCCCGAGGCATTGACGGCGACACCGGAAGTGGTGGTGCAGGCGGGCGATTTCCGGTTGGT
- a CDS encoding biliverdin-producing heme oxygenase yields MRPRTAEAVRPFSVAMKEGSTAEHEAAEHSPYVSELLSGRVNRRGYTDYLLRLRVIYEALEAAVRAHRDDPLVAAVYDPSLERLAAIDTDLAYWAPNAARQIDSPAARAYRDRLACASWGGALVAHHYTRYLGDLSGGQAIGRILDRTFGLDGAGLAFYNFPVRAKPYKDAYRARLDDLDLGNDDIERAVDEVRVAFNLNQALFNELAANLSIYRR; encoded by the coding sequence ATGCGACCGAGGACCGCCGAGGCCGTCCGCCCCTTCTCCGTTGCGATGAAAGAAGGATCGACGGCCGAACACGAGGCGGCGGAGCACTCACCATATGTGTCCGAATTGCTTTCCGGCCGAGTCAACCGCCGCGGCTACACCGACTACCTGCTGCGGCTGCGGGTGATCTACGAAGCACTCGAGGCGGCGGTGCGCGCTCACCGCGACGACCCTCTCGTGGCCGCGGTGTACGACCCGTCATTGGAACGCCTGGCGGCGATCGACACCGACCTGGCGTACTGGGCACCGAACGCCGCGCGCCAGATCGACTCTCCGGCCGCTCGGGCATACCGGGACCGACTGGCCTGCGCCTCCTGGGGCGGCGCGCTGGTTGCCCATCACTACACCCGCTACCTCGGTGACCTCTCGGGCGGACAGGCGATCGGCAGGATTCTCGACCGCACGTTCGGGCTGGACGGAGCCGGCCTGGCCTTCTACAACTTCCCGGTGCGCGCCAAGCCGTACAAGGATGCCTACCGCGCCAGGCTCGACGATCTCGATCTCGGGAACGACGACATCGAGCGCGCGGTCGACGAGGTACGCGTGGCCTTCAACCTCAATCAGGCATTGTTCAACGAGCTCGCGGCCAACCTTTCGATCTATCGGCGCTGA
- a CDS encoding cutinase family protein: MSVVALVGPWGTVPRAAADPGCPDVDVVFARGTFEAPGVGATGQAFVDALNARLVGKTVSVDPVNYPASLDFGRAVDGVADASSKVEATAANCPNTKIVLGGYSQGAAVAAYTTTDSVPDGVVLPDGTGPMPPAVASKVAAVVLFAPPSDGFLHLVDRSAPPISIGPLYAAKTLQLCADGDPVCAPGGRDRAAHSSYRDNGMANQAADFTRSRLSR; encoded by the coding sequence ATGTCCGTCGTGGCCCTGGTCGGACCTTGGGGCACCGTGCCGCGAGCGGCCGCCGATCCCGGATGTCCCGACGTCGATGTGGTTTTCGCCCGCGGCACCTTCGAGGCGCCCGGCGTGGGCGCCACCGGTCAGGCGTTCGTCGATGCCCTCAATGCGCGCCTGGTCGGCAAGACGGTGTCAGTCGATCCCGTCAACTATCCGGCGTCGCTGGACTTCGGCCGCGCGGTCGACGGCGTCGCCGACGCGAGCAGCAAGGTCGAGGCCACCGCGGCCAACTGCCCGAACACCAAAATTGTCCTGGGTGGTTACTCCCAGGGCGCGGCCGTCGCGGCCTACACCACCACCGATTCCGTGCCGGACGGTGTTGTCCTGCCCGACGGGACCGGCCCCATGCCGCCTGCCGTCGCCTCCAAGGTCGCCGCCGTAGTGCTCTTCGCGCCCCCCTCGGACGGGTTCTTGCACCTGGTCGACCGCAGCGCGCCACCCATCAGCATCGGCCCTCTGTATGCCGCCAAGACCCTGCAACTGTGCGCTGACGGGGATCCGGTGTGCGCGCCTGGCGGGCGTGACCGGGCCGCCCACAGCTCCTACCGGGACAACGGGATGGCCAACCAGGCCGCGGACTTCACCCGCAGCAGGCTGTCGCGGTAA
- a CDS encoding LLM class F420-dependent oxidoreductase, translating into MRVGVMIGAERGDMTRKVAKLVADIEWAESAGLDTAWMPQVPDDFDCLTMVSLMAAHSSRIELGTAVVPLQAQHPIALARQALSTHAVAAGRLALGVGPSHHWIIRDMLGLPYEKPAAYTRDYLQVLNAATAGTGSVDVENDSFTVHNPTVLAADPPMPVLVAALGPVMLQLAGELADGTVLWMADERAIGDHIAPKITKAAAAAGRPAPRIVAGIPVCLCAPGEVDAAKERANRILGEAEVSPNYQRLLERGDARDVGDLCAAGDPEQILARMRRFADSGVTDLSVRLLPIGDNRDELIASKRRTREMIAELAAEWR; encoded by the coding sequence GTGCGCGTCGGAGTGATGATCGGCGCCGAGCGAGGCGACATGACCCGCAAGGTGGCCAAGCTGGTCGCCGACATCGAGTGGGCCGAATCCGCCGGACTGGACACCGCGTGGATGCCGCAGGTGCCCGATGATTTCGACTGCCTGACCATGGTGTCGCTGATGGCCGCGCACAGCTCACGCATCGAGCTGGGCACCGCGGTGGTGCCGCTGCAGGCCCAGCATCCGATTGCGCTTGCCCGCCAAGCGCTCTCGACGCACGCGGTGGCCGCCGGCAGGCTGGCGTTGGGCGTCGGACCGTCCCACCACTGGATCATCCGCGACATGCTCGGCCTGCCGTATGAGAAGCCGGCCGCCTACACCCGCGATTACCTGCAGGTGCTCAACGCGGCCACGGCGGGAACGGGATCTGTTGACGTCGAGAACGATTCGTTCACCGTGCACAACCCGACGGTGCTGGCGGCCGACCCCCCGATGCCGGTGCTGGTGGCCGCGCTGGGGCCGGTGATGCTTCAGTTGGCCGGTGAGCTGGCCGACGGCACCGTGCTGTGGATGGCTGACGAACGCGCGATCGGTGATCACATCGCGCCGAAGATCACCAAGGCCGCTGCGGCCGCCGGTCGCCCGGCGCCCCGGATCGTCGCGGGCATCCCGGTATGCCTCTGCGCCCCTGGGGAAGTCGATGCGGCCAAGGAACGGGCCAACCGCATTCTGGGGGAGGCGGAGGTGTCGCCGAACTATCAGCGATTGCTCGAACGCGGCGACGCCCGCGACGTCGGTGATCTGTGCGCGGCCGGCGACCCCGAGCAGATTCTGGCCCGGATGCGCCGCTTCGCCGACTCCGGTGTGACCGATCTGTCGGTGCGGCTGCTGCCGATCGGTGACAATCGCGACGAACTGATCGCGTCGAAACGCCGGACGCGGGAGATGATCGCCGAATTGGCCGCGGAGTGGCGGTGA
- a CDS encoding M15 family metallopeptidase: MAGMIAVSAGCQVVPSAFPGAPSDVRTTTVVPVRPVGTTAPTGPGLPPLSQEAHAAEFVDVRSVVPDAIIDLRYATTNNFTKTQLYPADARCLVHQSLAPGLAAAANALRPQGHVLVFWDCYRPHDVQVKMFQIVPNPAWVARPGPYATSHEAGRSVDVTFAGGRPQCPTQQLVTGICLADMGTDFDDFTSRATAFATQDVSVEAQANRKRLRDALNYGGLTVYSGEWWHFDGPGAAAQRPILNVPLD, from the coding sequence ATGGCAGGCATGATCGCGGTGTCGGCCGGCTGCCAGGTTGTGCCGTCGGCATTTCCCGGCGCCCCGTCGGATGTCCGTACGACCACCGTGGTGCCCGTCCGGCCCGTGGGTACCACGGCCCCGACCGGTCCTGGCTTGCCGCCGCTGAGCCAGGAGGCCCATGCCGCGGAGTTCGTCGACGTCCGATCCGTGGTGCCCGACGCGATCATCGACCTGCGCTATGCGACGACGAACAACTTCACCAAGACGCAGTTGTATCCCGCCGACGCGCGGTGTCTGGTGCATCAATCCCTAGCGCCCGGTTTGGCCGCCGCAGCCAACGCACTGCGCCCGCAGGGCCACGTGCTGGTCTTCTGGGACTGCTATCGCCCACATGACGTGCAGGTCAAAATGTTCCAGATAGTCCCGAACCCGGCCTGGGTGGCGCGGCCCGGACCGTATGCGACGAGCCACGAAGCGGGACGATCGGTTGACGTCACCTTCGCCGGCGGGCGGCCGCAATGCCCGACGCAACAACTGGTCACCGGGATATGCCTGGCCGACATGGGCACCGACTTCGACGACTTCACCTCGCGCGCAACTGCATTCGCGACCCAGGATGTCAGCGTCGAAGCACAGGCCAACCGCAAGCGGCTGCGCGACGCGTTGAACTACGGAGGGCTTACCGTCTATTCGGGCGAGTGGTGGCACTTCGACGGTCCCGGCGCCGCTGCGCAACGCCCGATCCTCAACGTGCCGCTCGACTAG
- a CDS encoding class I SAM-dependent methyltransferase → MSEPHRAVYTHGHHESVLRSHRRRTAEDSAAYLLPHLRPGLSLLDIGCGPGTITVDLATRVAPGPVTAVELTDDALDLARGEAQRRDASNVAFVTSDVHALDFPDDTFDVVHAHQVLQHVADPVQALREMRRVCVPGGLVAVRDADYAGFIWFPRIAQLDRWLELYQTAARANGGEPDAGRRLLSWARQAGFSDISPTAGMWCYATSETRQWWGGMWADRILQSDLAAQLVASGLANTAELEEISAAWRAWAATPDGWLGIPHGEILCRA, encoded by the coding sequence ATGAGCGAGCCGCATCGAGCCGTCTACACGCACGGGCATCACGAGTCGGTATTGCGGAGTCACCGGCGACGGACTGCCGAGGACTCCGCGGCCTACTTGTTGCCGCACCTGCGGCCGGGGCTGTCGTTGCTCGACATCGGTTGCGGACCGGGGACGATCACCGTCGACCTGGCCACCAGGGTGGCGCCGGGGCCGGTGACGGCTGTCGAACTCACCGACGACGCGCTGGACCTGGCGCGCGGCGAGGCGCAACGGCGTGACGCGTCCAACGTCGCATTCGTCACCTCCGATGTCCATGCGCTCGACTTTCCCGACGACACCTTCGACGTCGTTCACGCACATCAAGTGCTGCAGCATGTGGCCGATCCGGTCCAGGCGCTGCGCGAGATGCGACGTGTCTGCGTGCCGGGCGGACTGGTCGCGGTTCGCGACGCCGACTACGCCGGGTTCATCTGGTTCCCCCGTATTGCGCAGCTCGACCGTTGGCTGGAGCTGTATCAGACGGCGGCACGCGCCAACGGCGGCGAACCGGATGCGGGCCGCCGGCTGTTGTCGTGGGCCCGGCAGGCCGGCTTCAGCGACATCAGCCCGACCGCCGGGATGTGGTGCTACGCCACCTCCGAAACCCGGCAATGGTGGGGCGGCATGTGGGCCGATCGGATCTTGCAGTCGGACCTGGCGGCTCAGCTGGTGGCTTCAGGTCTGGCGAATACCGCTGAGCTCGAGGAGATTTCGGCGGCCTGGCGAGCATGGGCGGCGACGCCTGACGGTTGGCTGGGGATCCCCCACGGTGAGATCCTCTGCCGGGCCTAG